One window of Sphingomonas sp. KC8 genomic DNA carries:
- a CDS encoding (2Fe-2S)-binding protein — protein sequence MTRFTVNGQPVHYRMDPETPLLWALRDASNLTGTKYGCGAGLCGACTVHVDGAAMRSCQVPIGAIEGSFVTTIEALSRDRSHAVQQAWVAESVPQCGYCQSGMIMAVAAMLERNPNPSDAEIDAEITNICRCGTYPRIRRAVRHAVRVAAGAEMIAAAPPPGIDPEDAAHAIPAFTPAKPAQPPKP from the coding sequence ATGACGCGCTTCACGGTCAACGGCCAGCCTGTCCACTATCGGATGGACCCGGAAACGCCCCTTCTGTGGGCGCTCCGCGACGCATCGAACCTTACCGGCACCAAATATGGCTGCGGGGCGGGGCTGTGCGGCGCATGTACGGTCCATGTCGACGGCGCGGCGATGCGATCCTGCCAGGTGCCGATCGGCGCGATCGAAGGCAGCTTCGTCACCACGATCGAAGCCCTGTCGCGTGATCGCAGCCACGCGGTGCAGCAGGCGTGGGTGGCCGAAAGCGTGCCGCAATGCGGCTATTGCCAGTCGGGCATGATCATGGCCGTCGCCGCGATGCTGGAACGCAACCCCAATCCCAGCGATGCCGAAATCGATGCGGAGATCACCAACATCTGCCGCTGCGGCACCTATCCGCGCATCCGCCGCGCGGTGCGCCATGCGGTGCGCGTGGCCGCCGGGGCCGAAATGATCGCCGCCGCCCCACCACCGGGCATCGATCCCGAAGACGCGGCCCACGCGATTCCCGCCTTCACCCCGGCCAAACCGGCACAGCCGCCCAAGCCCTAG